Proteins encoded within one genomic window of Legionella sp. PC997:
- a CDS encoding MC/SLC25 family protein, with protein sequence MTQAKNEAHKDKTRPKEKKNNLSVVQSIISGSITGAFEVFVDHPLWSIKTRMQKKEPFTLNPQVLYRGILPNAASMVPITAVQVGLNRFFQNWFFGNKYELSNTQKLISAFAAGVGSAAISCPTEMIMTHQKHSFFAAGSYMVRQGGWSHLYTGMLSTMLREGMFSTFFLAVTPALKVRIMEYCPNDFAASSFAGILAGIGATLASQKFDVIKTVQQASISKNSSGFFQATRKIHAEYGIYGFFNGGLPRGLRVMSAVTLMSWMNEKLSELWSHHQSPPKSGPGSSLSK encoded by the coding sequence ATGACTCAAGCTAAAAATGAGGCGCATAAAGACAAGACGCGCCCTAAAGAAAAGAAAAACAATCTTAGTGTAGTTCAAAGCATCATCTCGGGAAGTATCACTGGGGCTTTTGAAGTGTTCGTGGATCATCCTTTGTGGTCTATAAAAACACGAATGCAAAAAAAAGAACCCTTTACTCTAAATCCACAAGTATTGTATCGAGGAATATTGCCAAATGCTGCGAGTATGGTCCCAATAACTGCGGTTCAAGTTGGTTTGAATCGTTTTTTCCAAAATTGGTTTTTTGGGAATAAATATGAATTGTCTAATACCCAAAAGCTAATTAGTGCATTTGCTGCAGGAGTTGGTTCTGCTGCAATTAGTTGTCCAACTGAGATGATCATGACCCACCAAAAGCACAGTTTTTTTGCGGCGGGCTCCTATATGGTGAGGCAGGGAGGATGGTCTCATCTTTATACGGGGATGTTGTCAACGATGCTTCGAGAGGGTATGTTTTCTACATTTTTTTTGGCGGTGACACCTGCATTAAAAGTCAGAATAATGGAATATTGCCCTAATGATTTTGCTGCTTCTTCCTTTGCTGGTATATTGGCAGGAATTGGAGCAACATTAGCGTCACAAAAGTTTGATGTAATAAAGACAGTACAACAGGCTTCTATTTCTAAAAATTCTTCTGGTTTTTTCCAAGCGACTCGGAAGATTCATGCAGAGTATGGCATTTATGGTTTTTTTAATGGTGGGCTTCCCCGAGGTCTACGAGTGATGTCTGCGGTTACACTGATGAGTTGGATGAATGAGAAGTTGAGTGAATTATGGTCGCATCATCAGTCGCCACCAAAATCCGGGCCTGGTTCTTCGCTAAGCAAATAA
- a CDS encoding YggS family pyridoxal phosphate-dependent enzyme yields the protein MNFYNNLKLIKELIRQTELECDRKPGSVLLLAVSKQQSIEAINELFQLGITNFGESYFQEAQKKIDAFKNSPICWHFIGPIQSNKTKGIATSFNWVHSISRFKIAQHLNEYRPRHLDPLNICLQINLVEEKTKSGIPPEHAAELALAVNQLPYLKLRGLMTIPPPQQDMQSQYEIFKQLNQLMHSLNRELGLNMDTLSMGMSDDLVPAIKAGATIVRVGRALFGERQK from the coding sequence ATGAATTTTTATAACAATCTAAAACTAATCAAAGAATTAATCAGACAAACTGAACTTGAATGCGACCGAAAACCTGGAAGTGTCCTTTTGCTCGCTGTCAGCAAACAACAAAGCATCGAGGCCATTAATGAATTATTTCAGCTTGGAATTACAAACTTTGGTGAAAGTTACTTCCAAGAAGCACAAAAAAAAATAGATGCCTTTAAAAATAGTCCTATATGCTGGCATTTTATCGGCCCCATTCAAAGTAATAAAACCAAAGGGATTGCCACTTCCTTTAACTGGGTGCATAGTATTAGTCGATTTAAAATCGCCCAGCATCTCAATGAATACCGTCCACGCCATTTAGACCCACTCAATATTTGTTTACAAATTAATTTGGTTGAGGAAAAAACCAAATCAGGAATACCCCCAGAACATGCAGCCGAACTAGCCTTAGCTGTGAATCAACTACCTTATCTCAAACTAAGAGGCTTAATGACTATTCCGCCCCCCCAACAGGATATGCAAAGTCAATATGAAATCTTTAAGCAACTTAATCAATTGATGCATTCACTCAATCGTGAACTTGGTCTAAACATGGATACCTTGTCTATGGGAATGAGTGATGATTTAGTCCCAGCTATTAAAGCAGGTGCTACTATTGTGCGTGTTGGACGCGCCTTATTTGGTGAGCGACAAAAATAA
- the rph gene encoding ribonuclease PH — translation MRPSNREANQLRSVKITRNYTKHAEGSVLVEFGQTKVLCNASVTDGVPRFIKGKNQGWVTAEYGMLPRATHSRTEREASKGKQGGRTMEIQRLIGRSLRACVDLKVLGENTITLDCDVIQADGGTRTAAITGACVAMRDAVTWMVEREKIRKMPAFHYIAAVSVGLYRGQPVLDLDYAEDVLAETDMNVVMNEAGHFIEIQGTAEDRHFNRDELNNMLALAEIGIPQLIELQKNA, via the coding sequence ATGCGCCCAAGTAATCGAGAAGCAAATCAACTACGTTCTGTTAAAATCACCAGAAACTACACCAAACACGCTGAAGGTTCCGTCCTGGTTGAATTCGGACAAACTAAAGTATTATGTAATGCTTCGGTTACTGATGGAGTTCCTCGTTTTATTAAAGGTAAAAACCAGGGCTGGGTTACTGCTGAATATGGAATGCTTCCCCGCGCAACTCATAGCCGTACTGAACGCGAAGCAAGCAAGGGAAAGCAAGGCGGCAGAACCATGGAAATTCAACGTCTAATCGGCCGTTCTCTTAGAGCCTGTGTTGATTTAAAAGTTTTAGGGGAGAATACAATAACATTAGATTGTGATGTAATTCAGGCTGATGGGGGTACAAGAACTGCCGCTATTACCGGTGCCTGCGTCGCAATGAGGGATGCGGTAACTTGGATGGTCGAACGCGAAAAAATACGTAAAATGCCTGCATTTCATTACATTGCCGCAGTTTCTGTGGGCCTCTATCGGGGTCAACCGGTACTTGATTTAGATTATGCCGAAGACGTACTTGCTGAAACAGACATGAATGTAGTAATGAACGAAGCAGGACATTTCATAGAGATTCAAGGCACTGCCGAAGACAGACATTTCAATCGCGATGAATTGAACAACATGCTGGCACTTGCCGAAATTGGTATTCCTCAATTGATTGAATTGCAGAAAAATGCTTAA
- a CDS encoding YggT family protein translates to MSGIIVVLIFVVSLFFSLAIFSLWLRIALRYLRVSALHPVSQLIYKVTNPIVNPIQLITKQPYKPGQKYDVPAFITLVLVELLKILCISLLALGGLIPIGFIVMYIIADLIIQPCDILFYAILVRVIMSFINPNWQGPIADFLRMLTEPLLKLGRKIVPDISGFDFSPFIILVLLKIITLFINASLPWRLL, encoded by the coding sequence ATGTCTGGAATTATCGTTGTATTGATCTTCGTGGTTTCGTTATTTTTTTCACTCGCCATTTTCAGTTTATGGCTTCGAATCGCCCTACGCTATTTACGTGTCAGTGCCCTTCACCCAGTAAGCCAACTTATTTATAAAGTAACTAACCCTATAGTCAATCCTATCCAACTGATAACAAAACAACCCTATAAACCCGGACAAAAATATGATGTGCCCGCTTTCATTACTTTGGTTCTGGTTGAGCTATTGAAAATTCTCTGTATCAGCCTTCTTGCCTTAGGTGGATTAATTCCTATTGGATTCATAGTGATGTACATCATTGCGGACTTAATTATCCAACCATGTGATATTTTATTTTATGCCATACTTGTGCGCGTTATCATGAGTTTTATTAATCCCAACTGGCAAGGACCAATTGCCGATTTTTTACGTATGTTAACAGAACCCTTGTTAAAGCTTGGTAGAAAGATTGTTCCAGATATTTCAGGTTTTGATTTCTCCCCCTTTATCATTCTGGTTTTATTGAAAATTATTACATTATTTATCAATGCAAGCCTACCCTGGAGATTATTATAA
- a CDS encoding YicC/YloC family endoribonuclease: MLQSMTAFSRVQKQIEEGHFCWEIKSVNHRYLDVSFRLPESFRFIEPQLRHVLRDVINRGKLECQLKYQDTSSNNQSMLINTGMVNALVNLSEKLSASHHLPNDLSISRVLSWPGVVQASVPDADILGEHALSLFKSAIEQLKQMRVTEGSALKAHIEGRLSELGQEVKRARSIVLTQTEQVKDKLLTRLHSVKLEVQESRVEQEIALILARLDVSEELDRLQTHLDEVSRTLNCDKIAGRRLDFLMQELNREANTLSSKSDSGELTKSAVEMKVLIEQMREQIQNIE, encoded by the coding sequence ATGCTTCAAAGTATGACGGCTTTCTCGCGAGTGCAAAAGCAAATCGAAGAGGGGCATTTTTGTTGGGAAATCAAGTCAGTTAATCATCGATATCTGGATGTTTCATTTCGTTTACCTGAATCATTCCGATTTATAGAACCTCAATTGCGTCATGTGTTGCGAGATGTAATCAATCGCGGCAAATTAGAGTGTCAGCTTAAATATCAAGACACAAGTTCTAATAATCAGTCTATGCTTATAAATACAGGCATGGTTAATGCATTAGTAAATTTAAGTGAGAAACTTTCTGCATCACATCATTTGCCGAATGATTTAAGTATTAGTCGTGTCTTATCTTGGCCTGGTGTGGTGCAAGCCAGTGTGCCCGATGCAGATATTTTAGGAGAGCACGCACTTTCTTTATTTAAGAGTGCGATTGAGCAACTAAAACAAATGCGTGTAACCGAAGGGAGCGCACTGAAAGCACATATTGAAGGGAGACTAAGTGAATTAGGTCAAGAAGTTAAGCGCGCACGTTCTATAGTATTAACGCAAACAGAACAAGTAAAAGATAAGCTATTGACCCGATTACACTCAGTGAAACTTGAAGTGCAAGAGTCACGTGTGGAGCAAGAAATTGCTTTAATTTTGGCTCGTCTTGATGTCAGTGAGGAATTAGATAGACTACAGACTCATCTTGATGAGGTGAGTCGGACGTTAAATTGCGATAAAATCGCAGGAAGACGTCTAGATTTTTTGATGCAAGAATTAAATAGGGAGGCGAATACGCTAAGCTCAAAATCGGACTCTGGAGAATTGACTAAGAGTGCAGTAGAAATGAAAGTTTTAATTGAGCAAATGCGTGAGCAAATTCAAAATATTGAGTGA
- the gmk gene encoding guanylate kinase translates to MVGDYSGNLFIVAAPSGGGKTSLVKRLIETMDNIEVSISHTTRTMRPGERNGVDYFFTDEKEFMRMIDDCAFLEHARVFNHLYGTSMEQIARRLQNGIDVVLDIDWQGATQIRRSFPEAVSIFIVPPSLEVLRQRLLNRRQDKDDVVSDRMKKAQDELSHYPEFDYLIVNDNFEKAAMELGAIVIANRLCIKRQINKQSKLLSFLLSSQ, encoded by the coding sequence ATTGTGGGTGATTATTCGGGTAATTTATTTATTGTTGCAGCACCTTCTGGGGGAGGCAAAACAAGTTTAGTAAAAAGGTTGATCGAAACTATGGATAATATTGAGGTATCCATTTCGCATACAACTCGAACCATGCGGCCTGGAGAGCGTAATGGAGTGGATTACTTTTTTACTGATGAAAAAGAATTTATGCGTATGATTGATGATTGTGCTTTTTTGGAGCATGCCCGGGTCTTTAATCATTTATATGGAACCTCCATGGAGCAAATTGCAAGACGTTTGCAAAATGGTATCGATGTGGTTCTGGACATCGACTGGCAAGGAGCGACTCAGATTAGACGTTCTTTTCCTGAGGCGGTGAGTATTTTTATTGTGCCCCCATCCTTGGAAGTCTTGAGACAACGACTATTAAATAGACGACAAGATAAAGATGATGTGGTTAGTGATCGAATGAAAAAGGCTCAAGATGAGCTGAGTCATTATCCTGAATTTGATTATTTAATCGTTAATGATAATTTTGAAAAAGCAGCGATGGAGTTGGGAGCGATTGTGATTGCAAACCGCTTGTGTATTAAGCGACAGATAAATAAACAATCAAAATTGCTTTCTTTCCTGTTGTCATCGCAGTAA
- a CDS encoding ATP-binding cassette domain-containing protein: MSIISLHGVSLNIAGNQLLDNADWQIQPQDRIALVGRNGAGKSTLLKLLQGDLIPDSGQIQQLSGLRVAGLTQEVPIAEEESVYHFLVKGLGEVGEVLCRFNELSQSGDMDKLAACQQQMDTLHAWDKLPHIETMASRLGIETRERMNNLSGGMKRRVLLGAALIATPDLLLLDEPTNHLDIEAIEWLESYLKSFKGSVLLVTHDREFLSQVTNRIVEIDRGKLYQHDCDYETYLDRRESIRLSEQKQNNLFDKKLAEEEVWIRTGIKARRTRNEGRVRALKALREEYKARRNQVGKVKAFTLDVTRSGSVVIEANHVNYTLGDKTILRDFSLLLTRGDKLGIIGPNGCGKTTLVRLLLGELQPDSGEIKLGTSLSVAYFDQLRRQLHEDQTVMFNVGDGADYVTINGKQKHVASYLREFLFSSERFNQPVSVLSGGERNRLLLAKLFAKPVNLLVMDEPTNDLDIETLELLEDMLGEYPGTLILISHDRAFINQVVTSVLVYEEAGQFNEFVGGYDEYKMHKKQQQRDQATKAPSVKRTTPTNKLSFNEQRELAQLPQKIELLESKIAELHLKMADPKFYQQDAQMIAKINQGLAEDETLLTQLYERWEVLEDVEKGNR, translated from the coding sequence ATGAGTATAATTTCCCTTCATGGCGTGTCCCTCAATATTGCGGGTAATCAGTTATTGGATAATGCAGATTGGCAGATTCAACCACAGGATCGTATTGCCTTAGTTGGACGAAATGGAGCAGGTAAATCTACACTTCTTAAACTGCTGCAAGGGGATTTGATTCCTGATAGCGGTCAAATCCAGCAACTTTCTGGATTGCGTGTTGCTGGATTAACGCAGGAAGTTCCAATTGCAGAAGAAGAGTCCGTCTACCATTTCCTCGTAAAAGGCCTTGGTGAAGTAGGAGAGGTTTTATGCCGTTTTAATGAATTATCCCAATCGGGAGATATGGATAAATTAGCCGCATGCCAACAACAAATGGATACTTTACATGCTTGGGACAAATTGCCGCACATTGAGACCATGGCCAGTCGTTTAGGCATAGAGACTCGAGAGCGTATGAATAACCTCTCAGGTGGCATGAAACGACGCGTGCTTTTAGGAGCTGCGCTAATCGCCACCCCAGATTTATTATTATTGGATGAACCGACCAACCATTTAGATATTGAAGCAATTGAATGGTTAGAATCTTATTTGAAAAGTTTCAAAGGATCGGTGTTGTTAGTCACTCACGATCGGGAGTTTTTAAGTCAAGTCACTAATCGGATTGTAGAAATAGATAGAGGGAAGTTGTACCAGCATGACTGTGATTATGAAACATACCTGGACAGAAGAGAGTCCATTCGTCTAAGCGAACAAAAGCAAAATAATTTATTTGATAAAAAGCTAGCCGAGGAGGAGGTATGGATTCGTACAGGAATCAAAGCACGGCGTACTCGAAATGAAGGGCGAGTTCGTGCCTTGAAAGCATTGCGTGAAGAATATAAAGCACGTCGAAATCAAGTGGGGAAGGTTAAAGCATTCACCCTTGATGTAACTCGTTCAGGTTCGGTCGTGATTGAAGCAAACCACGTTAATTACACCCTAGGAGATAAAACGATTTTACGTGATTTTTCCTTATTGCTGACTCGAGGCGATAAACTGGGAATAATTGGCCCTAACGGGTGTGGTAAAACGACTTTAGTACGACTATTGCTTGGAGAACTGCAGCCAGACTCTGGCGAGATAAAACTTGGTACGTCCCTGAGCGTTGCTTATTTTGATCAACTACGTCGGCAATTACATGAAGATCAAACCGTCATGTTTAATGTGGGTGATGGGGCCGATTATGTAACAATTAACGGCAAACAAAAGCATGTGGCCAGTTACTTGCGTGAATTTTTATTTTCATCCGAGCGGTTTAATCAACCGGTTTCGGTCCTTTCTGGTGGAGAAAGAAATAGGTTATTACTCGCAAAACTCTTTGCAAAACCAGTTAATCTGCTCGTGATGGATGAACCCACTAATGATTTAGATATTGAAACATTAGAACTTCTAGAAGACATGTTAGGGGAGTACCCTGGAACATTAATATTAATTAGCCACGATAGGGCTTTTATTAATCAGGTGGTTACCAGTGTTCTGGTTTATGAGGAAGCAGGGCAATTTAATGAGTTTGTTGGGGGTTATGATGAATATAAAATGCATAAGAAACAACAACAGCGTGATCAGGCAACAAAAGCACCGAGTGTCAAACGAACTACGCCAACAAATAAATTAAGTTTCAATGAGCAACGAGAGCTTGCACAATTACCCCAGAAAATTGAGTTATTGGAGTCAAAAATAGCAGAGTTACATTTAAAAATGGCTGATCCTAAATTTTACCAACAAGATGCTCAGATGATTGCAAAAATTAATCAAGGATTGGCTGAAGATGAAACGTTATTAACCCAACTTTATGAACGTTGGGAGGTATTAGAAGATGTTGAGAAAGGGAACAGATAA
- the rpoZ gene encoding DNA-directed RNA polymerase subunit omega, whose amino-acid sequence MARVTVEDCLKNVANRFELVMVATKRARQIAVRGDQPMVEWENDKPTVVALREIAEGLITPEILDKE is encoded by the coding sequence ATGGCACGAGTTACAGTTGAAGATTGTTTAAAAAATGTTGCGAATCGATTTGAGCTGGTTATGGTAGCCACGAAACGGGCACGTCAAATTGCGGTTCGAGGAGATCAACCCATGGTAGAATGGGAAAATGATAAACCGACCGTGGTGGCTCTACGTGAAATAGCAGAAGGTTTAATTACCCCAGAAATTTTGGATAAAGAGTAG
- a CDS encoding Rid family detoxifying hydrolase, translating to MQPVNTKLAPEAIGTYSQAIQCGDTVYLSGQIPIDPVTMQLCSEDIKIQITQVLENLAAVCEAAGGSLAQIAKLNVYLTDLRHFPLINEAMSRYFAAPYPARAAIGVSALPRGAQVEMDGIMVLSSK from the coding sequence ATGCAACCTGTAAATACAAAATTGGCTCCTGAGGCTATTGGAACCTATTCACAAGCAATCCAGTGTGGCGATACAGTTTATCTTTCAGGTCAAATACCAATTGATCCAGTTACTATGCAACTATGTAGTGAAGATATTAAAATACAAATTACACAGGTTTTAGAAAATTTAGCAGCAGTTTGTGAAGCCGCTGGTGGTAGTTTGGCGCAAATTGCGAAATTGAATGTGTATCTTACAGATTTGCGTCATTTTCCATTAATTAATGAAGCAATGAGTCGTTATTTTGCGGCACCTTATCCAGCACGTGCTGCGATAGGAGTTTCTGCATTACCACGTGGCGCTCAAGTTGAGATGGATGGTATAATGGTTTTATCTTCGAAGTAA
- a CDS encoding type IV pilus twitching motility protein PilT, which translates to MDIAELLAFSVKNKSSDLHLSAGLPPMIRVDGDLRKINLPALEHKEVMKIVYDVMNDRQRKEFEEYLEVDFSFEIANLARFRVNVFNQLRGAAAVFRTIPSEILGMDDLGLPPIFEEMASYPKGLVLITGPTGSGKSTTLAAIIDYINANRYDHILTVEDPIEFVHQSKKCLLNQREVHRDTLSFNAALRSALREDPDVILVGELRDLETIRLAMTAAETGHLVFGTLHTNSATKTINRIIDVFPAEEKSMVRSMLSESLQAVVAQTLLKKNGGGRVAALEIMICTGAIRNLIREDKVAQMYSSIQTGQGKGMQTLDQHLTELVKKNIISIYTAREVAIDKNLF; encoded by the coding sequence ATGGACATAGCGGAACTATTGGCGTTTTCAGTAAAAAATAAATCCTCAGACTTACATCTTTCGGCAGGTTTGCCTCCAATGATTCGAGTTGATGGGGATTTACGTAAAATCAATTTACCCGCCCTGGAGCATAAAGAGGTAATGAAAATTGTCTATGATGTAATGAATGACAGGCAGAGAAAAGAATTTGAAGAATATTTAGAGGTTGATTTTTCTTTTGAAATCGCAAATCTAGCCCGTTTTAGGGTGAATGTGTTTAATCAATTACGTGGCGCCGCGGCAGTTTTTCGTACCATCCCTTCCGAAATTTTAGGCATGGATGATCTAGGACTACCTCCTATTTTTGAAGAAATGGCTAGTTATCCTAAGGGATTAGTATTGATAACTGGTCCTACAGGCTCAGGTAAAAGTACTACATTGGCTGCGATCATCGATTACATTAATGCAAATCGTTACGATCATATTTTAACAGTTGAAGATCCTATAGAGTTTGTACATCAAAGTAAGAAATGTTTGTTAAACCAACGGGAAGTTCATCGTGATACGCTGAGTTTTAATGCGGCTTTACGTTCGGCACTTCGCGAGGATCCGGATGTGATTCTAGTCGGGGAATTGCGGGATTTGGAGACAATCCGCTTGGCAATGACTGCTGCGGAAACCGGACACCTTGTATTTGGGACCTTACATACCAATTCAGCAACCAAAACCATCAATAGAATTATTGATGTGTTTCCTGCTGAAGAAAAATCGATGGTGCGTTCTATGTTATCCGAATCTTTGCAAGCCGTAGTAGCACAAACTTTATTGAAAAAAAATGGTGGGGGACGGGTTGCTGCTTTGGAAATTATGATTTGTACCGGTGCGATACGAAACTTAATTCGTGAAGATAAAGTGGCACAAATGTACTCTTCAATCCAAACAGGTCAAGGCAAAGGAATGCAAACTTTGGATCAGCATTTAACTGAGTTGGTGAAGAAAAATATTATCTCTATTTATACAGCACGTGAAGTGGCTATTGATAAAAATTTATTTTAA
- the spoT gene encoding bifunctional GTP diphosphokinase/guanosine-3',5'-bis pyrophosphate 3'-pyrophosphohydrolase, translating into MLDTREYCVSYFKELDEELKCYLEQSQIEKCYQAYLVAEKAHHGQMRRSGEPYITHPVAAALILARMRLDYQTIMATLLHDVVEDTSVSKEDLTRQFGEEITSLVDGVTKLTKIKFESKAEAQAENFRKMVLAMVKDIRVIIVKLADRLHNMKTLGAMPYAKRRRIAIETLEIYAPIANRLGMHSIYVGLEDLGFQALYPMRYRAIKSAVEKSRGNRRELTQTIERDLQLALAQLNIPYEQVFGRQKHLYSIYKKMRQKKASFTEITDVFAFRVITEDIDSCYRILGALHCTYKPVPQRFKDYIGIPKANGYQSLHTTLFGPFGVPLEVQIRTRDMDKVADNGVAAHWIYKSSGLEVNEAQLRAREWVQSLLEMQRSTGSSLEFIENVKIDLFPDEVYVFTPKGHIMELPKGATPVDFAYSVHSGVGNSCVAAKVNRKLVPLSIPLSNGQTVEIITAQGAHPNPAWLNFVVTGKARSNIRHFLKSQQNTESISLGKRLLEQSLNELSSDYAKIPPESLQALLSDLHYKAIEDLLYAIGIGNQMAMVIAKRLVVSQDSNELDKGIKTHPLAIKGTEGMVVHFSECCQPIPGDNIVGKFQQGRGIIVHSSDCTTLKNSRTNPEQFVALRWDEKVEGEYWVDITVDVVNERGVLAALATAIAEAGSNIGNINVDPRDGRHNAVTFSISVVDRTHLARVMRRLRANKVVMRLYRKKQGDN; encoded by the coding sequence ATGTTAGATACTAGGGAGTACTGCGTGAGCTACTTTAAGGAGCTCGATGAAGAGCTGAAATGCTACCTTGAGCAGTCGCAAATAGAAAAATGTTACCAAGCCTATTTGGTCGCGGAGAAAGCGCATCATGGACAAATGCGTCGTTCTGGCGAGCCCTATATTACTCACCCTGTTGCAGCAGCCTTGATTCTCGCTCGAATGCGTCTTGATTATCAAACGATCATGGCTACTTTACTCCACGATGTGGTTGAAGATACTTCCGTGAGTAAAGAAGATTTAACCCGTCAATTTGGCGAAGAAATTACCTCTCTTGTAGATGGTGTTACCAAACTAACTAAAATCAAATTTGAATCAAAAGCAGAAGCGCAGGCGGAAAATTTTCGTAAAATGGTCTTGGCCATGGTCAAAGACATTCGTGTAATTATCGTTAAGTTGGCTGACCGACTACACAACATGAAAACTCTTGGTGCAATGCCTTATGCAAAACGCAGACGTATCGCCATCGAAACTTTAGAAATTTATGCACCAATCGCTAACCGTTTAGGGATGCATTCAATTTATGTAGGCTTAGAGGATTTAGGATTCCAGGCATTGTATCCGATGCGGTATAGGGCAATTAAATCAGCAGTTGAAAAATCTCGGGGCAATCGACGTGAATTGACCCAAACTATTGAACGTGATTTGCAACTGGCATTAGCACAATTGAATATCCCTTATGAACAAGTATTCGGCAGACAGAAGCACTTATATAGCATTTATAAGAAGATGCGTCAGAAAAAAGCCTCATTTACCGAAATTACTGATGTTTTTGCTTTTCGTGTGATTACTGAAGATATTGATTCCTGTTACCGGATTTTGGGTGCTTTGCATTGTACTTATAAACCGGTACCGCAACGCTTTAAAGATTATATTGGCATACCTAAGGCAAATGGATATCAATCGCTCCATACGACCTTGTTTGGACCTTTCGGAGTCCCTTTGGAAGTGCAAATTCGTACTCGTGATATGGATAAAGTAGCGGATAATGGAGTAGCTGCACATTGGATCTATAAATCTTCAGGTCTCGAGGTCAATGAAGCCCAATTGCGCGCAAGAGAGTGGGTACAAAGTCTGTTAGAAATGCAACGCAGTACAGGAAGCTCATTGGAATTTATCGAAAATGTTAAAATTGATTTATTCCCCGATGAAGTATACGTATTTACCCCTAAAGGTCACATTATGGAGTTACCCAAGGGAGCGACTCCGGTTGATTTTGCTTATTCAGTTCATTCTGGAGTAGGTAATAGTTGTGTCGCTGCGAAAGTAAATCGAAAACTGGTTCCACTCAGTATACCCTTATCAAATGGCCAAACAGTAGAAATTATCACCGCGCAGGGAGCCCATCCAAATCCGGCATGGCTAAACTTTGTAGTTACTGGAAAAGCCCGTTCAAATATTCGTCATTTTTTGAAAAGCCAACAGAATACCGAATCAATTAGTTTAGGTAAGCGCCTTCTTGAGCAATCTTTAAATGAGTTGTCTAGTGATTATGCAAAAATACCACCTGAATCCTTACAAGCATTATTAAGCGATTTACACTATAAAGCGATAGAGGATTTACTTTATGCGATTGGCATAGGCAATCAAATGGCGATGGTAATTGCGAAAAGATTGGTAGTTTCACAAGATTCTAATGAATTGGATAAAGGAATTAAAACCCACCCCTTGGCAATCAAAGGTACCGAAGGAATGGTGGTGCATTTTAGTGAGTGCTGTCAGCCTATTCCTGGTGATAATATTGTAGGAAAATTCCAGCAAGGTCGAGGAATTATAGTACATAGCAGTGATTGTACTACACTCAAAAACTCACGAACCAATCCAGAGCAATTTGTTGCTTTACGGTGGGATGAGAAGGTTGAAGGCGAGTACTGGGTTGATATAACAGTGGATGTAGTGAATGAACGCGGTGTGTTGGCCGCACTCGCAACTGCTATCGCTGAGGCTGGATCAAACATTGGTAATATAAATGTAGATCCGCGTGATGGCCGGCATAATGCGGTAACTTTCTCAATTAGTGTTGTGGATAGAACCCATTTGGCTCGCGTCATGCGTCGATTGAGAGCAAATAAAGTAGTCATGCGTCTTTATAGAAAAAAACAAGGGGATAATTAA
- a CDS encoding DUF2845 domain-containing protein yields MKLTLLSSTGLGLLLVPFSLFADTQSYYCPQNHGYIKVGMTPDEVIAACGQPVSQQESNQPLMQKIPVQQLIYNNMGTSTAFYGVWNVPTGSGGVQLEIDIVNQKVRSIKMNGSDSNAVSVCQGANIQAGDPVQKVYYACGSPSIVNNSFINEIVPTATKPVVWIYQPGEYQPTVSMTFVNGKLQSIQ; encoded by the coding sequence ATGAAATTGACGCTCCTCAGTAGCACTGGCTTAGGATTGCTTCTTGTACCTTTTAGTCTATTTGCTGATACCCAATCTTATTATTGTCCACAAAACCATGGATATATTAAGGTAGGGATGACTCCTGATGAAGTGATTGCAGCTTGTGGCCAACCCGTAAGCCAGCAGGAATCCAATCAACCTTTGATGCAAAAAATTCCAGTACAACAACTCATTTACAATAATATGGGAACGAGTACCGCTTTTTATGGAGTATGGAATGTGCCTACAGGTAGTGGCGGAGTACAGCTTGAAATAGACATTGTGAATCAAAAAGTACGCTCCATCAAAATGAATGGTTCTGATAGCAATGCAGTTTCTGTTTGCCAGGGGGCTAATATTCAAGCCGGAGATCCGGTACAAAAAGTCTATTACGCTTGCGGAAGCCCTTCTATTGTAAATAATTCCTTTATCAATGAAATTGTACCCACAGCAACCAAACCTGTAGTTTGGATCTATCAGCCTGGTGAGTATCAACCTACTGTATCCATGACTTTTGTTAACGGTAAACTACAATCCATCCAATAA